One genomic segment of Pseudomonas sp. p1(2021b) includes these proteins:
- the gabP gene encoding GABA permease, translating into MNTVGSDGNLAQGFKPRHVTMLSIAGIIGAGLFVGSGHAIAAAGPATILSYFVAGTLVVLVMRMLGEMAVAHPDTGSFSTYAEQAIGRWAGYTIGWLYWWFWVLVIPIEALAAGHVLNAWFPQVDSWIFALLSVVLLAGTNLFSVAKYGEFEFWFAILKVTAILGFIGLGFAALMGWLPNREVSGLSTLMAEHGGFTPKGWSAVVGAFITVMFSFIGTEAVTIAAAESSDPSRNIAKATRSVIWRISTFYILSIFVIISIVPWNDPQLAVVGSYQRALEIMNIPNAAFMVDLVVLVAVTSCMNSSIYIASRMMYSLAKRGDAPAVLNHTNKAGVPYAAVFGSTLIGAGIAILNYFAPKGVFEFLLASSGAIALLVYMAIAISQLRMRRRLERESTELKFRMWLFPYLTWAVIIFIAGALGVMMFTEEHRAEVTSTLGLALVISFLGIITSRGQARAAAMARSVG; encoded by the coding sequence ATGAACACCGTGGGATCTGATGGCAACCTTGCACAAGGTTTCAAGCCACGTCATGTAACGATGTTGTCCATCGCGGGCATCATCGGCGCCGGACTTTTCGTAGGTTCCGGGCACGCCATCGCGGCGGCCGGGCCAGCTACCATTCTTTCTTACTTCGTGGCCGGGACCCTGGTGGTACTGGTCATGCGCATGCTCGGTGAGATGGCCGTCGCCCATCCCGACACCGGCTCCTTCTCCACCTACGCTGAACAAGCCATCGGCCGCTGGGCCGGCTACACCATCGGATGGTTGTACTGGTGGTTCTGGGTATTGGTGATCCCTATCGAAGCCTTGGCCGCAGGCCACGTGCTCAACGCCTGGTTCCCCCAGGTGGACAGCTGGATCTTCGCTCTGCTCTCGGTCGTGCTGCTCGCGGGCACCAACCTGTTCAGCGTGGCCAAGTACGGCGAATTCGAATTCTGGTTCGCGATCCTCAAGGTCACGGCGATCCTCGGCTTCATCGGCCTGGGCTTCGCGGCCCTGATGGGCTGGCTGCCGAACCGCGAGGTCAGCGGCCTGAGCACCCTGATGGCCGAGCATGGCGGCTTCACGCCCAAAGGCTGGTCTGCCGTGGTCGGCGCCTTCATCACGGTGATGTTCAGCTTCATCGGCACCGAAGCGGTGACCATCGCCGCAGCCGAGTCCAGCGACCCGTCGCGCAACATCGCCAAGGCCACCCGTTCGGTGATCTGGCGTATCAGCACGTTCTATATCCTGTCGATCTTCGTGATCATCTCCATCGTGCCGTGGAACGACCCGCAACTGGCAGTGGTTGGCTCCTACCAGCGCGCCCTGGAAATCATGAACATCCCCAACGCCGCGTTCATGGTCGACCTGGTGGTGCTGGTGGCCGTGACCAGCTGCATGAACTCGTCGATCTACATCGCCTCGCGGATGATGTACTCCCTCGCCAAGCGCGGCGACGCCCCGGCCGTCCTGAACCACACCAACAAAGCCGGCGTACCCTACGCCGCCGTGTTCGGCAGCACCCTGATCGGTGCGGGCATCGCCATCCTCAACTACTTCGCGCCCAAGGGCGTGTTCGAGTTCCTGCTGGCAAGCTCCGGTGCCATTGCCTTGCTGGTGTACATGGCCATCGCCATTTCCCAGCTGCGCATGCGCCGCCGCCTGGAGCGCGAAAGCACTGAGCTGAAGTTCCGTATGTGGTTGTTCCCGTACCTGACCTGGGCGGTGATCATCTTCATCGCTGGCGCCTTGGGGGTGATGATGTTCACCGAGGAGCATCGTGCGGAGGTGACTTCGACCCTGGGCTTGGCGTTGGTGATTTCCTTCCTGGGGATCATCACCAGCCGTGGGCAGGCGCGGGCGGCGGCGATGGCTCGCTCGGTGGGCTGA
- a CDS encoding GFA family protein, whose product MTDDSNDDRPLYQAACHCGTVRFSVRLTDGLRTARRCNCSLCRMRGAVAVSANLNDLTVTQGEEALTLYQFNTREAKHYFCSKCGIYTFHQRRSAPDQYGVNVACIEGMSPFDFPEVPVNEGRSHPKDRVGGGSGIAGWLRYTRHPE is encoded by the coding sequence ATGACCGATGACAGCAACGATGACCGTCCACTCTACCAAGCGGCCTGCCATTGCGGGACTGTCCGCTTTTCTGTACGCCTGACCGATGGTTTGCGTACCGCGCGCAGGTGTAACTGCTCGCTCTGCCGTATGCGTGGTGCTGTAGCGGTATCGGCCAATCTGAACGACCTCACGGTCACCCAGGGGGAAGAGGCGCTCACCCTCTATCAGTTCAACACACGTGAAGCAAAGCATTACTTTTGCTCAAAGTGCGGTATCTACACGTTCCACCAACGCCGTTCTGCGCCGGACCAATACGGCGTCAACGTGGCGTGTATCGAGGGAATGAGCCCGTTCGACTTCCCGGAAGTGCCCGTCAATGAGGGCCGGAGTCATCCCAAAGACCGCGTAGGGGGCGGCTCAGGCATTGCCGGGTGGCTGCGTTACACGCGCCATCCTGAGTGA
- a CDS encoding malate dehydrogenase, with protein sequence MDKLTIVGAGLVGEAAAQIIARDELCRELVLMDVQGELAQGKALDVWQAAVESGSDTRVYGGAKAEMLNGSELVVITAGVPRKPGQSRQDVLSTNLPILDSIMADIQQHAPTATVLVVSNPVDVLTYRAWSISGLGRDKVFGQAGVLDTARMKCFIAEQTGFSARDITALVLGGHGDSMVPLMRYCQIGSVPLSHFLSNEQIEQIVERTRKGGGEILGLKKLGSACDAPGVAIAQMVDAIANGRNRILPAVAILQGEYGRHDIAMGVPCVLAEQGLARVIELPLAVQEQAMFDHSADQVARDIAEMKAL encoded by the coding sequence ATGGACAAACTGACAATCGTGGGTGCCGGGCTGGTCGGCGAGGCGGCAGCGCAAATCATCGCTCGGGATGAGTTATGCCGTGAGCTGGTGTTGATGGACGTTCAGGGTGAGCTGGCGCAGGGTAAGGCGCTGGATGTGTGGCAGGCTGCTGTAGAGTCCGGGTCTGATACCCGTGTCTACGGCGGGGCCAAAGCCGAGATGCTGAATGGCTCCGAACTGGTGGTCATCACTGCAGGCGTTCCGCGCAAGCCAGGCCAGTCGCGTCAGGATGTGCTGAGTACCAACTTGCCCATCCTCGACAGCATCATGGCCGATATCCAACAGCATGCACCTACGGCAACGGTGTTGGTGGTGTCCAACCCAGTCGACGTGCTCACCTACCGCGCCTGGAGTATCAGCGGCCTGGGTCGCGACAAGGTGTTCGGGCAGGCCGGCGTGTTGGACACTGCCCGCATGAAGTGTTTCATCGCCGAGCAAACCGGGTTTTCTGCCCGGGACATCACGGCGCTGGTGTTGGGCGGGCATGGTGACAGCATGGTGCCGCTGATGCGCTACTGCCAGATCGGCTCGGTGCCGTTGTCGCACTTCTTGAGCAATGAGCAGATCGAGCAAATTGTCGAGCGTACGCGTAAAGGCGGTGGTGAGATCCTCGGCCTGAAGAAACTGGGCAGCGCCTGCGATGCGCCGGGTGTGGCCATTGCCCAGATGGTCGATGCGATCGCCAATGGACGAAACCGCATTTTACCGGCGGTGGCCATTTTGCAGGGCGAATACGGGCGTCACGACATCGCCATGGGCGTGCCTTGTGTATTGGCAGAGCAGGGACTGGCGCGGGTGATCGAGTTGCCGCTGGCTGTGCAGGAGCAGGCGATGTTTGACCACTCTGCAGATCAGGTGGCGCGGGATATTGCTGAGATGAAGGCGTTGTGA
- a CDS encoding LexA family protein, with amino-acid sequence MSTAFILGPLQLSSTALPLFDARVPAGFPSPALDHMEHKLSLDALDLQATHTYVVAVSGDSMTGAGIFDGDHLIVSRAITAKPGHVVVACLNGDVLVKRLAKEQGQYILQSENPNYSPRYILENDELTIWGVVTHSLRNHLAHGCIGIRTRRLQCFRTLTNR; translated from the coding sequence ATGAGCACTGCATTTATCCTCGGCCCGCTGCAGCTCAGCAGCACAGCACTCCCGCTCTTTGATGCACGCGTTCCGGCTGGTTTTCCCAGCCCCGCGCTTGACCACATGGAGCACAAGCTTTCGCTTGATGCGCTGGATCTGCAGGCCACACACACTTATGTGGTTGCCGTGAGCGGTGACAGCATGACAGGTGCAGGCATATTCGATGGTGACCATCTGATCGTCAGCCGCGCCATCACGGCAAAACCTGGCCATGTGGTCGTTGCCTGCCTAAACGGTGATGTCTTGGTAAAGCGCCTGGCAAAGGAGCAGGGCCAGTACATTTTGCAGTCGGAGAACCCGAATTACTCTCCACGCTACATCCTAGAGAACGATGAGCTGACGATTTGGGGCGTCGTCACTCACAGCCTGCGGAATCACCTAGCCCATGGCTGTATCGGTATACGCACTCGTCGACTGCAATGCTTCCGGACCCTTACTAACCGTTAG
- a CDS encoding WYL domain-containing protein, translating to MKRKQEIESVRWDLALRYRLIETVVWWEGRLTTGHLMQSFGISRQQASKDINSYITDYAPKNLEYDKHLKGYVPSSHFRPLFIDDSASAYLHLLNQNHDRAPHIEGLALAYAHTEVLLVPDRSVRPELLRPLLRACREGLRLECEYVSFTTPDGETRLIAPHTLIYTGMRWHVRAYCEKNRDYRDFVLSRFRGVPELMDDKTENTREQDPGWSTRVQVIIEPDSRLKPEQRTIIEADYGMRDGQLVIETRGALVQYVLQRYQIDPTKVHAKATAQQIVVTNLDELQPWLYH from the coding sequence ATGAAACGCAAACAGGAAATCGAGTCCGTACGCTGGGATCTGGCGCTGCGCTATCGCCTGATCGAGACGGTGGTGTGGTGGGAAGGACGTTTAACCACCGGGCACCTGATGCAGAGCTTCGGTATCAGCCGGCAGCAAGCATCGAAGGACATCAATTCCTACATCACCGACTACGCGCCGAAGAACCTGGAATACGACAAGCATCTGAAGGGGTATGTGCCGAGCAGCCACTTCAGACCGCTGTTTATAGATGACAGTGCCAGCGCCTATTTGCACCTACTCAACCAGAACCATGACCGTGCACCACACATCGAAGGACTGGCATTGGCCTATGCGCACACCGAGGTGCTGCTGGTGCCGGATCGCTCGGTGCGGCCGGAGCTGCTGCGCCCGCTTCTGCGCGCCTGCCGCGAAGGGCTGCGGCTGGAATGTGAGTACGTGTCTTTCACAACTCCGGACGGTGAAACGCGCCTGATCGCCCCACACACACTGATCTACACAGGTATGCGCTGGCATGTGCGGGCGTATTGCGAGAAGAACAGGGATTATCGCGACTTCGTGCTCAGCCGCTTTCGCGGTGTGCCGGAGTTGATGGACGACAAGACCGAAAATACCCGCGAACAAGATCCTGGGTGGAGCACGCGGGTGCAAGTCATCATCGAGCCGGACTCACGCCTGAAACCCGAGCAGCGAACGATTATCGAAGCAGACTACGGTATGCGTGATGGACAACTGGTGATCGAGACCCGAGGCGCGTTGGTGCAGTACGTGTTGCAGCGCTATCAGATCGACCCAACCAAGGTGCATGCCAAGGCAACGGCTCAGCAGATCGTCGTAACCAACCTGGATGAGCTGCAGCCCTGGCTGTATCACTGA
- a CDS encoding peptidase M15: MNKPASVQALEELGRVRLSKHFFMRDFLYSEISQIEGIPNIPDYPDRAIEAGRGLCEQLLEPLQERFGRIVIRSAYRAPAVNAKGAENNNQYSCAANEKNYAEHIWDYPDPEGHLGATACIVVPALLPWYEERKDWTPLAWWTHDNLPYASQFWFPRLAAFNLRWSANPNTLPSISTYVTNPHTGDKKALVKDGVATLSLDERKVIVRPWLESLA, translated from the coding sequence ATGAATAAGCCAGCATCGGTACAGGCCCTAGAAGAGCTGGGGCGCGTCCGGCTATCCAAGCACTTTTTCATGCGGGATTTCCTCTACTCGGAAATCAGCCAGATCGAGGGCATCCCCAACATTCCGGATTATCCTGATCGCGCCATTGAAGCCGGGCGAGGGCTTTGCGAACAGCTGTTGGAGCCACTTCAGGAGCGCTTTGGGCGGATCGTCATTCGCTCGGCTTACAGGGCTCCGGCAGTCAACGCTAAAGGGGCCGAGAACAACAACCAGTACAGCTGTGCCGCCAACGAAAAAAACTACGCGGAGCACATATGGGATTATCCGGACCCTGAAGGGCATCTGGGCGCGACTGCCTGCATCGTGGTGCCGGCATTGCTGCCCTGGTATGAGGAGCGCAAGGACTGGACGCCGCTGGCCTGGTGGACTCACGACAACCTGCCGTATGCCAGCCAGTTCTGGTTTCCCAGACTTGCGGCATTTAACCTTCGGTGGAGCGCAAACCCGAACACGTTACCCAGCATCAGCACGTACGTTACCAACCCCCATACCGGGGACAAGAAAGCATTGGTAAAAGACGGGGTAGCCACACTCAGTCTGGATGAGCGCAAGGTGATCGTTCGCCCATGGTTGGAGAGCCTGGCATGA
- the hsdR gene encoding EcoAI/FtnUII family type I restriction enzme subunit R, whose amino-acid sequence MDKKSLSERDICSKFISPAIGNAGWDLHKQVREEVSFTKGRIIVRGKMHSRGESRRADYILYHQQNLPIAVIEAKDNKHSLGSGMQQALGYAEALDVPFVFSSNGDGFLFHDRSGTGAQVETELGLDQFPSPDELWQRYCQWKGLDGAARQKIEAPYYDDGSGRMPRYYQMNAINRTVEAVARGQDRVLLVMATGTGKTYTAFQIIWRLWKSKQKKRILFLADRNILVDQTKNNDFKPFGQAMTKIAKRQIEKSYEIYLSLYQAVTGSEEEKNVYKQFSPDFFDLVVIDECHRGSAAEDSAWREILEYFSSATHVGLTATPKETKDVSSITYFGEPVYSYTLKQGIEDGFLAPYKVVRIDFDKDLQGWRPPKGMLDKNGELIEDRIYDLKDMDRHLVIEARTQMVAQKVTEFLKATDPFQKTIIFCDDINHAERMRQALVNLNPERIAENRKYVMRITGDDQEGKAELDNFINPEARYPVIATTSKLMTTGVDAQTCKLVVLDQHIKSMTEFKQIIGRGTRINEDYGKFWFTIMDFKKATELFADPAFDGEPVVIFSPEGDDSPVPPDSPLADEEGIVDGGDWLPEGDETDGGEEGKKRIKYVIDNVPIHVIAERVQYYGPDGKLITESLRDYTRSCVKKQFASLDDFLRRWTDAEQKKAIIDELAAQGVMWEALDEEVQAKRGQPLDPFDLICHIAFDQPPLTRRERAEQVKKRNYFAKYSGAARQVLEALLDKYADTGIEHIEDIKILQLDPFSQIGAPIELVRAFGGKPGYQQAIQELESELYAS is encoded by the coding sequence ATGGACAAGAAATCGCTTTCCGAGCGTGATATCTGCAGCAAATTCATTTCACCAGCTATTGGCAACGCTGGCTGGGATTTGCATAAGCAGGTACGTGAGGAAGTCAGCTTCACCAAGGGACGCATTATCGTGCGCGGCAAAATGCACAGCCGTGGCGAGTCGCGCCGAGCTGACTACATTCTCTATCACCAGCAGAACCTGCCCATTGCCGTGATCGAGGCGAAGGATAACAAGCACTCGCTCGGCTCCGGCATGCAACAGGCCCTCGGCTATGCTGAGGCGCTCGACGTGCCGTTCGTGTTTTCCAGCAATGGCGATGGCTTTCTGTTCCATGATCGCAGCGGCACCGGCGCGCAGGTTGAAACCGAGCTAGGGCTCGACCAGTTTCCCAGCCCGGACGAGCTCTGGCAGCGGTATTGCCAATGGAAAGGCCTGGATGGCGCCGCTCGGCAAAAGATCGAAGCGCCATACTACGACGACGGCTCCGGGCGCATGCCGCGCTACTACCAGATGAATGCCATCAACCGCACGGTTGAGGCCGTAGCGCGTGGTCAGGATCGCGTTCTGCTGGTGATGGCCACCGGCACCGGCAAGACCTACACCGCGTTTCAGATCATCTGGCGGCTGTGGAAGTCGAAGCAGAAGAAACGCATCCTCTTTCTTGCCGATCGCAATATTCTGGTCGACCAGACCAAGAACAACGACTTCAAGCCCTTCGGCCAGGCGATGACCAAGATCGCCAAGCGCCAGATCGAGAAATCCTACGAGATCTACCTGTCGCTTTACCAGGCAGTAACTGGCTCCGAAGAAGAAAAGAACGTCTACAAGCAGTTCTCCCCGGACTTCTTTGATCTGGTTGTGATCGACGAATGCCACCGTGGCAGCGCCGCGGAAGATTCCGCCTGGCGCGAGATCCTCGAGTACTTTTCCAGCGCCACTCACGTCGGCCTGACCGCCACGCCCAAGGAAACCAAGGACGTTTCCAGCATCACCTATTTTGGTGAGCCGGTGTACAGCTACACCTTGAAGCAAGGCATCGAGGACGGCTTCCTCGCCCCTTATAAAGTGGTGCGCATCGACTTCGACAAGGACCTGCAGGGCTGGCGCCCGCCCAAGGGCATGCTCGACAAGAACGGCGAGCTGATCGAAGACCGCATCTACGACCTCAAGGATATGGACCGCCATTTGGTCATCGAAGCGCGTACCCAGATGGTGGCGCAGAAGGTCACCGAGTTCCTCAAGGCCACCGACCCGTTTCAGAAGACCATCATTTTCTGCGATGACATCAACCACGCCGAGCGCATGCGCCAGGCCCTGGTCAACCTCAATCCTGAGCGCATCGCCGAGAATCGCAAGTACGTCATGCGCATCACCGGCGATGACCAGGAAGGCAAGGCCGAGCTGGACAACTTCATCAACCCGGAAGCGCGCTACCCGGTCATCGCCACCACCAGCAAGCTGATGACCACCGGCGTCGATGCGCAGACCTGCAAGCTCGTGGTGCTCGACCAGCACATCAAGTCGATGACCGAGTTCAAGCAGATCATCGGTCGTGGCACGCGCATCAACGAGGACTACGGCAAGTTCTGGTTCACCATCATGGACTTCAAAAAAGCCACCGAGCTGTTCGCCGATCCGGCATTCGATGGCGAACCCGTGGTGATCTTCAGCCCCGAAGGCGATGACTCGCCTGTGCCGCCAGATAGTCCTCTGGCGGATGAGGAAGGCATCGTCGACGGTGGCGATTGGCTGCCCGAGGGCGACGAAACCGATGGCGGCGAAGAGGGCAAAAAGCGCATCAAGTACGTGATCGACAACGTGCCGATCCACGTCATTGCCGAACGTGTGCAGTACTACGGCCCGGACGGCAAGCTGATCACCGAATCGCTGCGCGACTACACCCGCAGCTGCGTGAAAAAGCAGTTCGCGTCTCTGGATGACTTCCTGCGTCGTTGGACGGATGCCGAGCAGAAAAAGGCCATCATCGACGAGCTCGCCGCCCAAGGTGTGATGTGGGAAGCCCTGGACGAGGAAGTGCAGGCCAAGCGCGGCCAGCCGCTCGATCCTTTCGACCTGATCTGCCATATCGCCTTCGACCAGCCGCCGCTGACTCGCAGGGAGCGGGCCGAGCAGGTGAAAAAACGCAACTATTTCGCTAAATACTCCGGCGCCGCCCGGCAGGTGCTGGAGGCCTTGTTGGACAAATACGCCGACACCGGCATCGAGCATATTGAAGACATCAAGATTCTCCAGCTCGATCCTTTCAGCCAGATCGGTGCGCCGATTGAGTTGGTCAGGGCGTTTGGCGGTAAGCCTGGTTATCAGCAGGCGATTCAGGAGTTGGAGAGTGAGCTCTATGCATCCTGA
- a CDS encoding HNH endonuclease, whose translation MELKDKGQWRTFLVSAMDSPPTVTLARAIRPVSTDEYRQALQSLAPAITEKQRRMLIGHAQAPGHAITMSELAALVGFPGYSAANLQYGLLAGKLADALSVPRPSFLVYVLASFDDDPGTSHSRAHMYPELVEALQQLGWAESESANRDEGSTTDAGSDSLTIQQLMMTLERQGFTRPVQSGLKVLRMEHPLLPQPLFVKQSTSAQARPKTPLVLHPDYESQLPELLAISGVERSDGRYYHNSNLRGFPKRRNGGATDIAYGLDLGFRHVAALEQLLVHLLGKASDTATQEPSHTNVLLPNDFGLQDQAVTDTERDALIKARIGQSGYRDDLLAYWGGCAVTDCSVPELLRASHIKPWRAASPTERLDPFNGLLLTPNLDLAFDQGLISFDDQGQILIGEDLDPDSARALNITPHLRLRQIEPRHRGYLAWHREHLFRK comes from the coding sequence ATGGAGCTTAAGGACAAGGGGCAGTGGCGTACTTTCCTGGTCTCAGCCATGGACAGCCCACCGACGGTTACGCTTGCCCGGGCTATCAGGCCGGTAAGCACTGACGAATACCGGCAGGCATTGCAGAGCTTGGCGCCCGCAATCACTGAGAAGCAGCGTCGCATGCTCATCGGGCATGCCCAGGCTCCGGGCCACGCAATCACCATGTCCGAACTCGCTGCTTTGGTGGGGTTCCCGGGTTACAGCGCTGCAAATTTGCAATACGGCCTTTTGGCTGGAAAGTTGGCTGATGCCCTGAGCGTCCCGCGTCCGAGCTTTCTGGTGTACGTCCTTGCCAGTTTTGATGACGATCCAGGTACGTCTCATAGCCGAGCTCATATGTACCCCGAGCTCGTCGAGGCGCTGCAGCAACTGGGGTGGGCCGAGAGTGAGTCCGCGAATCGGGACGAGGGTTCGACCACAGATGCGGGCAGTGACTCGCTGACAATTCAGCAACTGATGATGACGCTAGAGCGCCAGGGGTTCACTCGGCCCGTGCAATCAGGCCTGAAAGTGCTACGTATGGAACATCCGTTGCTGCCTCAGCCGTTATTCGTCAAACAAAGCACCAGCGCTCAAGCTCGGCCAAAGACACCGTTGGTATTGCATCCGGATTACGAAAGCCAGCTACCTGAGCTGCTAGCCATCAGCGGTGTTGAGCGCAGCGATGGGCGTTACTACCACAACAGCAACCTGCGCGGCTTTCCCAAGCGCCGCAATGGTGGGGCGACTGATATCGCCTACGGCTTGGATCTTGGCTTTCGGCACGTCGCCGCCCTGGAGCAGTTGTTGGTGCATCTTCTGGGTAAGGCGTCAGATACTGCGACTCAGGAGCCCAGCCATACCAACGTGCTCTTGCCGAATGACTTTGGCTTGCAAGACCAGGCAGTAACCGACACCGAGCGTGACGCCCTGATCAAGGCCCGCATTGGTCAGAGTGGTTATCGCGATGATCTGTTGGCCTACTGGGGTGGCTGTGCGGTGACCGATTGCAGCGTACCGGAGCTGCTGCGCGCCTCGCATATCAAACCCTGGCGCGCTGCCAGCCCGACCGAGCGGCTCGATCCATTCAACGGCCTGCTGCTCACACCCAACCTCGATCTTGCCTTCGACCAGGGTCTGATCAGTTTCGACGACCAGGGGCAGATTCTGATAGGTGAGGATCTCGACCCCGACAGCGCCCGTGCGCTCAACATCACCCCGCATCTTCGCCTGCGCCAGATCGAGCCGCGTCACCGTGGCTACCTGGCCTGGCATCGTGAACACCTGTTTAGGAAGTAA
- a CDS encoding type I restriction-modification system subunit M — MSISSTIKSIQDIMRKDVGVDGDAQRIGQLVWMLFLKIFDDREQEWELLDDAYRSPIPESCRWRTWAADPEGITGDELKSFIDNNLFPQLQNLHEYSTTPAAYVVRGVFEDAYNYMKSGQLIRQVINKIQEGVDFNKAQERHAFGDMYEQLLRDLQNAGNAGEFYTPRPVTEFMVRMVDPKLDEKVMDPACGTGGFLTCTIEHKRQRYVNTAEDERVLQASIFGVEKKPLPHLLATTNMILHGIEVPSQIRHDNTLSRPLISWGPGERVDCIVANPPFGGMEEDGIETNFPAAFRTRETADLFLVLIMHLLKDGGRAAVVLPDGFLFGEGIKSRIKEKLLTECNLHTIVRLPNGVFNPYTGIKTNLLFFTKGTPTKDVWFYEHQYPAGYKSYSKTKPMRIEEFAVEEAWWGREADGFAARVESEFGWKVSLDELKARNWNLDCKNPHVGEQISHDPDELLRDYAKLQGEIGELRDQLKAVLAEALERQV; from the coding sequence ATGTCCATCAGCAGCACCATCAAATCCATCCAGGACATCATGCGCAAGGACGTCGGCGTCGACGGCGACGCCCAGCGCATCGGCCAGCTCGTGTGGATGTTGTTCCTCAAGATATTCGATGACCGCGAGCAGGAGTGGGAACTGCTGGATGACGCCTATCGCTCGCCGATTCCAGAAAGCTGCCGCTGGCGCACCTGGGCTGCCGACCCGGAAGGCATTACTGGTGACGAGCTTAAGAGCTTTATCGACAACAACCTGTTCCCGCAACTGCAGAACCTTCACGAATACAGCACCACTCCAGCCGCCTACGTGGTGCGTGGCGTATTCGAGGATGCCTACAACTACATGAAATCCGGCCAGCTTATCCGCCAGGTGATCAACAAGATCCAGGAGGGCGTGGACTTCAACAAGGCGCAAGAGCGTCATGCCTTCGGCGACATGTACGAGCAGTTGCTGCGCGACCTGCAGAATGCCGGCAACGCCGGTGAGTTCTACACGCCGCGCCCGGTCACCGAATTTATGGTGCGCATGGTCGATCCCAAGCTGGACGAGAAGGTCATGGACCCGGCCTGCGGCACTGGCGGCTTCCTTACCTGCACCATCGAGCACAAGCGCCAGCGCTACGTGAATACCGCCGAGGACGAGCGCGTGCTGCAAGCCAGCATCTTCGGCGTGGAGAAAAAGCCGCTGCCGCACCTGCTGGCCACCACCAACATGATCCTGCACGGCATCGAGGTGCCCAGCCAGATCAGGCACGACAACACCCTGAGCCGCCCGCTGATTAGCTGGGGGCCGGGCGAGCGGGTCGACTGTATCGTCGCCAACCCGCCGTTCGGTGGGATGGAAGAAGATGGCATCGAAACCAACTTCCCCGCCGCCTTCCGCACCCGCGAGACCGCCGACCTGTTCCTAGTGCTGATCATGCACCTGCTCAAGGACGGCGGCCGCGCCGCCGTGGTGTTGCCGGACGGCTTCCTGTTCGGCGAAGGCATCAAGAGCCGGATCAAGGAAAAGCTGCTCACCGAGTGCAACCTGCACACCATCGTTCGCCTGCCCAACGGCGTGTTCAACCCCTACACCGGCATCAAGACCAACCTGCTGTTCTTCACCAAGGGCACGCCGACCAAGGATGTGTGGTTCTACGAGCACCAGTACCCGGCCGGTTACAAGAGCTACTCCAAGACCAAGCCCATGCGCATTGAGGAGTTCGCCGTCGAGGAAGCCTGGTGGGGCCGCGAGGCCGATGGCTTTGCCGCGCGGGTGGAAAGCGAGTTCGGCTGGAAAGTCAGCCTGGATGAGCTCAAGGCGCGCAACTGGAACCTGGACTGCAAAAACCCGCATGTGGGCGAGCAGATCAGCCATGATCCGGACGAGCTGCTGCGCGATTACGCCAAGCTGCAAGGCGAGATTGGCGAGCTGCGCGACCAGCTCAAGGCCGTGCTGGCCGAAGCACTGGAGCGCCAGGTATGA